The DNA sequence cacacacaaccatgatctcacacattcacacacacaaccatgatctcacacattcacacacacaatcatgatctcacacactcacacacacaatcatgatctcacacactcacacacacagccatgatcTCTAAGGAAAAGCACATGGTGACATATTGACATTCAGAGAACAGTGCTGTCAAGGTAAAGGTTACACAAGAAACAAAATGGTGCGTTGGTGTCCCTACCTGTGATCAGTCTATGGACAAAGTTTGATAGGAATCTGTGTTTTGGTTTAGTTTCCATGTTTCCAAATGGCAGCATTTAGCATTTGTGGCGCAAGTCCTATCCGAGTTCAGAGAACAATATTACTATTTTTGGCGCATCACATCCAAATTTTCCAAAAGTATCTGGAATATATTCTGAGCTTCACATTTCACATAATTTTGCATGATTTGTATGATGTGTGAAAAATGCTAATATGGAattagatatctgccaaaacGTTAAGCATACGTTATATTAGGATTGTAAGAAAATCCATACGTAAATTGGTATGATTGTAAGAAATGTCATACGTAAAACATGAAGCGTAAACATTCGATCTTTGAGCGTACACCTGTTACGATGATGACTAAAATGTCTAATTTTACAGTTCTAAAGTACGACGTCACGATCTGGAGTATTGGCTGTTTCATTTCATCCTCCCAAAAATGTAACCAAAACTTTCCGTGGGGAGTGCTCATCAAACAGACATAGGCAATGTGAACAACAGGATATGAGGGAAACCGGAAgaagattaaaatgtaaatgtctcttCTCTCTTAATGCGTGCATGGCGAAAACGGATTCCATGCACGTAATGCGTGTGTAACTGTTCTTTATTTGTGCCTAAGTTTCATCATAAAAAAATCACTTAAACTTGTAGTAATTGTATActtgtgtaggcctacacacttGTTGTGGTCTCAAATACTCATACAGTGTTGCTTTATGAGTCTTCATTCTTTACCCCTGGGTTGTTGCTGTAAGATGAGAACTTGTTAAAATACTGAAtagataaaacaaaatgttatgcaATCACTACAGACGTTCCAGGCCACATACAGCCATCATGAATATGATGGACAGAACATTGCTATctaaaaccctgtttccaaaaagtggggatgctgtgtaaaatgtgaataaaaacacaatgaatgcaatgatatgcaaatatataaaccgtatattaaataaaaaatagcacaaagacaacatatcaaatgttgaaattgagacattttattgtttcttgaaaaatataagcccactttgaatttgatgccagcaactcgtttgaaaaaagatgggacagaggcaacaaaagactggaaaagttgtgtaatgctaaaaaactaaacctggtggaatatcacacaactaattaggccAATTGGCAACagttcagtaacatgattggatattgaaagatcattccagagaggatgggcctgtcagaagtgaggatggggaggggttcaccactctgtgaaagactgcgtaggtaaatagtgcaacaatgtaagaataacgtttctcaatgttaAATTGCTAaatgtttggggatctcatcatctatggtacaaaAGATTATCATTTAAAGATTCAGAgtatccggagaaatctctttATGCAAGTTACAAAgccaaaaaccaatactggatggccatgatcttcaagtcctcaggcggcactgcattataaacagacacgattctctAATGGAAATCACTGGATtataaacagacacgattctctagtggaaatcactgcattataaacagacacgattctctagtggaaatcactgcattataaacagacacgattctctagtggaaatcactgcattataaacagacacgattctctagtggaaatcactgcattataaacagacacgattctctagtggaaatcactggattataaacagacacgattctctagtggaaatcactgcattataaacagacacgattctctagtggaaatcactgcattataaacagacacgattctctagtggaaatcactgcattataaacagacacgattctctagtggaaatcactgcattataaacagacacgattctctagtggaaatcactggattataaacagacacgattctctagtggaaatcactgcattataaacagacacgattctctagtggaaatcactgcattataaacagacacgattctctagtggaaatcactgcattataaacagacacgattctctagtggaaatcactgcattataaacagacacgattctctagtggaaatcactggattataaacagacacgattctctagtggaaatcactggattataaacagacacgattctctagtggaaatcactgcattataaacagacacgattctctagtggaaatcactgcatggactcaagaacacttctgaaaaccactgtctgtgaacacagtacgtcactgcatccacaaatgcaagttaaaactctatcatgcaaagaagaaaccatgtataaacaagatccagaaacgctgccaccTCCtatgggcccgagctcatttaagatggactgaggcaaagtgcaaAACTcttctgtggtctgacaaatcaaaatttgaaatagtttttggGATTCAGTAGTGAAAGAgaccaggtgctaaactggcctacctgcagtccagacatgttacccactgaaaacatttggtgcattatgataCTAATAATATGACGAatgagaccccgaactgttgagaagctgaaatcctatatgaaGCAAGAAGTGGAAttaatttcactttcaaaactacagctgttggtctcctcagttcccaaacgcttacagagtgttgtaaagagaagaggtgatgcaacacagtggtaaacatgcccctgtcccaacgttGTTGAAacatattgctggcatcaaattcaaaatgggcatgtatttttccaaaaacaatacaatttcttttttttcaacaattgatatgttatctttgtactattttcaattaaatagggataaatgattgcacatcattgcattctgtttttattagcattttacacagcatcccttttttggaaacagggttgtcaATGTAATTTTTGGAAGTAGGTTTGTAAATTCCAGACTATAATATTTAAAGGGATTTCTTGACCTAAATCACTTCATTATATTTTGAAGCTCAGATGGATATTCTATCGAAGGTTATTCTGTGCCTttgtcattttcacacacaagtACTTTAATGCCTAAACTTGCCTAATGTTGTAATGTCCTTATGTGGTCTTAAAAACCAGCTATGGACTTTTATTTTTAGCATGAAATCAAGAATCGCAACACTGGTACTATCGGTCCAACTTATTGTTGCTAGCTTTACAGTTTCAAAGAGCTACGTTCGGGTCATGTCTTTGCATATGCCAGATTACTGACAAATGTTTGTACGtagaaaaagaaataaatgGTGACGTAAAGTAAGCATTTAGCGTGTAAAAATTCGTAAAAGGATGCTTGTATGTTCACAGGTCTAATTTCACCCTtacttttcatgttttacatatTACTTTATTTAGGATCATACCAATTTTAcgaatttattttcttaaagaTACTAACAATATGTAAACTTAACCTGTTTGCAGATATCTAACGCTATATGCTAATACATGTCCTATGGGGTTTTTGTAAGGAATGCTATGATGCTAACTTTTAGAAAACTATTCCTGGAAAACTGAAGCATGTCATGCTATGTCACACATTGATAATAAGGAGATCAATGtatcattttgtaatttgggtCTACTATCCTACTGGCCAGGCTGTGTTCTACTGCTATTGGCCAGGCTGTGTTCTACTGCTATTGGCCAGGCTGTGTTCTACTGCTATTGGCCAGGCTGTGTTCTACTGCTATTGGCCAGGCTGTGTTCTACTGCTATTGGCCAGTCTGTGTTCTACTGCTATTGGCCAGGCTGTATTCTACTGCACTGCTATTTgcaaatctgattttgtattgatGATGTcaattcagtgtgtgtgtgtgtgtgttttaatcaaAACCTTACTCTGGGTGATCCACAGATGACAGCGTCAACTCAGAAAGCAGCTCCATGTCCGACTCCACGGGTGGCCATGACAACGGTATGATCatatttacatcacaagaacagcAGCCCAAGAGAAcatatatcacatttacatcacaaggcttcatattattatatatatatagaattattaattattagaacgttattacagttttattttcatttaattatattCAGTGTTACGCATTGTTTTAGTACTGTTTTAGTCCAGTTTGCTGTAGATAATTGTAAAGTATTTAATATACTTAGaatattttcagtgtatttaattttttatttttttcagtaaatCAGAATGCTAGTAATGTTAAAAAGTTAACTAACTTTTAGTGTTCTTTATAACTGGGTTTGTATAGTTATAGTCCCactatcttaagatgaatgaAATGTTAGTCACTCTTCTTGATTTAAATGTCTTGTcctatctctctctgcctgtgtagATGAGTCTTCCGGAGGGGCCCCTGACTGTCTGTCCCCGGCGCGGCCTCGGACAGTCCCTGGCCGTGGTAACGGCAGCAGTAGCCCGGACAGCCGGCTCTGTAGGAAGCTTTCTCCTATTGAGGTCTATTACGAGATCAGGACCACCGCGCGGCGCAACTCCCTGACCAACACTGCCAGGTACACAACTACTGTAGAATCTGTAACAGGGTCAGGTAACAGGGTCAGGTAACAGGGTCAGGTAACAGGGCCAGGTAACAGGGCCAGGTAACAGGGCCAGGTAGCAGTGCCAGGTAACAGGGCCAGGTAACAGGGCCAGGTAGCAGTGCCAGGTAACAGGGCCAGGTAACAGGGCCAGGTAACAGTGCCAGGTAACAGGGCCAGGTAACAGGGCCAGGTAACAGTGCCAGGTAACAGGGCCAGGTAACATGGTCAGATAGCAGTGCCAGGTAACAGGGCCAGGTAACAGGGCCAGGTAGCAGTGCCAGGTAACAGGGCCAGGTAACAGGGCCAGGTAACAGGGCCAGGTAACAGGGCCAGGTAGCAGGGTCAGGTAACAGGGCCAGGTAACATGGTCAGGTAACATGGTCAGGTAACATGGTCAGGTAACAGGGCCAGGTAACAGGGCCAGGTAACAGGGCCAGGTAACATGGTCAGGTAACAGGGCCAGGTAACATGGTCAGGTAACAGGGCCAGGTAACAGGGCCAGGTAACAGGGCCAGGTAACAGGGCCAGGTAGCAGTGCCAGGTAACAGGGCCAGGTAACATGGTCAGGTAACAGGGCCAGGTAACAGGGCCAGGTAACAGGGCCAGGTAACATGGTCAGGTAACAGGGCCAGGTAACAGGGCCAGGTAACAGGGCCAGGTAACAGGGCCAGGTAACAGGGCCAGGTAACATGGTCAGGTAACAGGGCCAGGTAACAGGGCCAGGTAACAGGGCCAGGTAACAGTGCCAGGTAACAGGGCCAGGTAACAGTGCCAGGTAACAGGGCCAGGTAACAGGGCCAGGTAGCAGTGCCAGGTAACAGGGCCAGGTAGCAGTGCCAGGTAACAGGGCCAGGTAACAGGGCCAGGTAACAGGGCCAGGTAACAGGGCCAGGTAACAGTGCCAGGTAACAGGGCCAGGTAACAGTGCCAGGTAACAGGGCCAGGTAACAGGGCCAGGTAGCAGTGCCAGGTAACAGGGCCAGGTAGCAGTGCCAGGTAACAGGGCCAGGTAACAGGGCCAGGTAACAGGGCCAGGTAACAGGGCCAGGTAACAGGGCCAGGTAGCAGTGCCAGGTAACAGGGCCAGGTAACAGGGCCAGGTAACAGGGCCAGGTAGCAGGGCCAGGTAACAGGGCCAGGTAACAGGGCCAGATAGCAGTGCCAGGTAACAGGGCCAGGTAACAGGGCCAGGTAACAGGGCCAGGTAACAGGGCCAGGTAACAGGGCCAGGTAacttactgtgtgtgtctgtgtagccCGAGTCGGACTCTTCCCAGAAGCATCTCTAACGTGGAGGGACGGAGTGTTCCTGCCACACCCCTTCTCACCCGGAACGGACCACCTGGTGTCCACAATCACACCAGGTGACCTGTCGCACacacctcctctccttctccttctcccttctcACCTACTCCTGCTCTCCCCCTCCTTGTTCAGTAGTTAAACATATTCTGTCGGGACTGTCTCCCCTCCCAGGTCAGATGTGTCCAGTGGGATGACTACCAGGCAGTGGTCAGACAGCTCCGACGGGGCCCGGGTGGTTCCTCTGCAGTCTCAGGATGGCCCCCCTGCTGGCCCCTCCTACAGCACCCAGCGACGCAGCAGTAGCTCCGAGGCTCTCCTGGACCGTACCACTTCCTGTGAGGAGGGGGGTAAAGGTCGGGGGGGTCAAGGTGAAAGGTCAGGTGGCATGCCCTCCAGAGCGGGACCCCCATACAAGAGTTCCGATGCGCTGACGGACGGACGTCCCAGGCAGCTGAACGGCCCGAGGTCCAGCCCTGAGAGGCAGCCGCTGAACGGACACGGCGGGGAGCAGAACCGGCTGGTGGGCCCGGCGCCTGGTGGGCCGGGGGGTCGTGGAGGAGTTTACAGTGAGGTTCTGATGGACTATGTCTGGGGGAGGCAACAGAGGCAGGCCCAGCAGGTTCATGGGAAGTTCCCCTCCTCtgttcctgctcctcctccctcccatttCAACGGGTATCCACACCCCCAGGGGCATCTGCCAGGGCCCCAGCAACTATCAGGGGGCCCGCCAGCGtactccagccccctgatgctCCGGGGGAAGCCTGGGGAGCCCCGTAGAGTCAAAGTGACCCGTACCAAGTCCTGTGGACCTTTCATTCCTCTACAGCAACACCAGCAGGAGGCGCTCCTCTTTTCAGCCTACACCTCCTCCGGTGACGCCCCTCAAATCTCCCCCACAGCTGCCGTTCACCCCCAACATGGGTCTGGGGTTGAGTCCAACCAGCACCAGGTGGGGTCTGGATCAGGACCCGTTCCCCAGCTCAGCCAGAACCACCGCCTGGGACCGCCCCAGTACTCTGACACCGCGTCCCCCGATGACCCCACCCGTAGCCTGCATAAAGCCCTGGCGCTGGAGGGGCTGAGGGCCTGGTACCTGAGGAACACCCTGACCAGCGTGGCGGGGGCCGGGCAGGGGCAGGACAACGGGGCGCCCCCTCGGAGACGAACAACGAACTCCCTGCACGGCTCGCACCCTCACCAGCCCCTTGCCCACCAAGGAGACTGGGACCATCCTCCGTGCCAGCTGCCCCAGTCCCAGACCTTCCACGGGCATCCCGTCCACGGCAGGTGGGTGGCAGCGCCGGGCCTCCGTACGGCTGGTAGATGTGTTGACTGTGATCCGGGTTTATGATTTGTACTGACCTGATTTCTTTCCCCGGCCCCTGTCCCTCCCATTCCATCTGTCCGTCAACCAACATGTGGATCCATGGGTTTCCTGCTCCGTCAGGCCTGTAGAGCTGTCTTTGTACCAGGACTCCTTCGCGTCGCGGATGCAGGAGCTGAACCTGAAGGAGCCCGGCGCCGACCGAGACCTGCTGTCCCCGGGTACACTGGTCTGACAACGGCCACAAAGGACATGATCCTGAATGACACCCAGTCGTGTTGAACTGTACCGGCGTGCAGAGAGAAACGCATGGAAGACATTTACATATACACgtcatttcattcagtcatttttCCTGGTCATTTTtgggtgatgatgatgatgaagacgCAAGTGACATGGGACAGGAAGActtcatttctttctctttttactTCTAGAACTCAAAGTGGGactttttgggggggatttcATTGTCAAAGTGGGACCTTGTATTGGCTTGAATCTAAATGAACGTGACACTACAGTGATAATCCAGGTGATACGTGGACATTTTAATGGAGCACACTATTGATATGGACATttctatcatcatcatcatataaTCAACATAGAAATTTCAGGTCTGAAGtagaaaaattattttgaaacagaaacacaagtGACAAAATGGAAAACGTACACCTGGCCATTCGTTACGCAAACTGTCTTTTGACACGATCGAGTTTCACAGCTTCACAACACCTGTTTACTCAGAAACACCTCAGCCTACTGCCCCGATCAGAGCCACAGCAcctttgcatttcattgcaccAGAAGTCAGTTTATTCACAATgctgtgttttttgttataGTGATATTGATGAATTGCGGTACAGAGTTATTCCAACATATGCATTAAGCTGCGTGCGTAGTCCTCTCAGAAATAGTATCAAAACGCAACAATTGAACTTTTGTGGCCACGGTAGGTTTATTGTAGCTGCTTAGCtatactgtctgtctgatctAGGTGACAGTAATGATCAAACACAGTCtgtaataacatttctaaaatggtGGAATATAATGGTCAGAATGTCCATGATGAGGTCTGACCAGTTGTTTTCTCCATGTGACTCAGTGACACAACACCGGCTTGCTTTGGCATTCTGCTCTCCTCATCAGCCTTTGGAGGAAGCTTCACATAATCTGGACAGATTGGAGAACCATGAAATTCATTACTCCTTGTTGTCCGAATGGTGCTTGCCCTGAGTGGCCAATAGGTGGCACCAACTTATCCATATTTGTACTGTCCCATGCCCCCAACTAATTATTATTGTGGAaccaatgaaattatttttaattatcgCCCAgatcattttttgtttttataaagatttttttttttttttaaatgttttagctAGCCCAAATCCAGGCTAATCCCAACAAAATGAATTGTAATCCAGATGGtctgttaaataaaacaagcacAAAATAAGAATAGTGACAACATTTATCCTGTTATTATTATGACATGTTTTGCCCAGCAGCTGGGACCTGGTCGGCCTTGACAGTCTCCATGCGACAGGGCGTGGCAGGGATTCCACCCAGTCACACTTCCTCGGCTATGCAGCTTCCAGGAGCATTCAGAATACATTCACAGTGAACACGTTAAATGGGTTATAATGCAGCTCTTCTCCTGATCAGATGAATCCAGGCATAAAGTGAGAGAGGCCAGTGTAGACACAATGCCTGTTTTAGTCCAGAAGGGTCAACATTTCTGAATTTTTATGTTTGAAGAGGATTATGAGAGGAAATTATTTTAGTGATTTTAGCAGGGTTGCGTCTGCATGAGCAGTATTCCTGGTAGACGTAGCTGCGTTCCCATGGTGACAGGCCACCTAACTGCTGCTTCGTCTGGGAGGGTTGGAGTAGCAGTTTGCTAAAGCAGCTCTAGATTACAACTAGATTGGTAGGAATTTGAAAAACCTTCTAGAAATTCCAATGTTTTCTAGAAATGCTGGATAGAAGATTCCCACATTTACGTGGGAACTACAAGGATTTACTGAACACTCCATTCTGAAAAAGTTTGTGGATTTCTGCACCTCTACTGAAAATCATGTTCCATTAATGCCCTACTCATTGAAACTCAAAGCAATGATTTTTGAAAAGCAACCAAAAAACGCAGTTTTAAAAATTTACTTTCAATGACACACTTCTTTGTTCCCTGCTTTAGATGAAATGTGCCATCTTTCTTCAGTTGAGAGGAGAGAATGTAATTTGTGATATTTCAGAATATTTCTGTACAAAAATGCAATCTGATTAGTTGTTGGTGCAAGCATTCTCTGATATTTTTGTAGTGTCCGGTTTTCTCACcctctgtaaaaacaaaaaattatagtTCATTCAATGTACAAATGTATGGCAATCAGCTTTTATCGGATTGTTAGTTTCCTCAACTAAAACAGTCtgtgtgttaaaatgttgttgacCCAACTCACAGTCCAATTGCAGCTAGATGTCTTTCAGTTGTATGTTTTATCAACATCggactgtgttgttgtctgacCTGATCTCCATGAATTAAAACTAGTCAGATTAAAAATCAGGTATTAACCTCTCTGTCACCCAGGACAGACAAACTTCTCAGAACTAAATACTggaatggatgaatggatgactCGATACATggatgagtgctgctggcataTCTTAGCTTTGATCCAAGCTGAATTGTTCTGTGTTAACAATTCCAGTAAGATCCAGGCTAGGCAAATCTAtgttaaatcaaatcaaatctaTGCTGTCTTCTTGGCTGTACGTCCTGTTAAGTCCTCGACAGTCATAATTCAAATGCATGCAGGTATAAATCAATTCAATGTATAGATCAGATTTAGTCTATCTGCCCTGTCTGCATTCTCATAAGCAATATGTACATTTCTGTATGATACTGAAAGTATTGCTCGCCCATGCTATATTCTTATCTCTGCCTATTGCCTAAACGcttttctaaaaaataaaaaaataaatactgtgcAATACAGTAGCTTCTAAAGCAATCAGTCTTTGCTCATGGACGTTATGGAGCACATCCCCTTGCGGCTGCATGTCGTTTTGACATCCACAGTGAATGCCATGCATTACGGTGATCACTTCAAGTCAAACGAGCTGAATTCAGAAAGGTTTTTCAGCTTAGGCTGAAACGTCTGCTTTTTTACCCATCTTTGCCAAATGCTGCCATGCTTGTCTCAGGACTAAAACTAAAAAGAGCTTTTCTGCTTTCTTCATTTTATAATCACAACTAAGCTGCATGACAACAACAATCAAAAAACGTCTTGACGCAAACCAACAATTCCCTCAGGTAAAAATTATCAATGGGACTAGTTGTTTAATTGTGT is a window from the Esox lucius isolate fEsoLuc1 chromosome 12, fEsoLuc1.pri, whole genome shotgun sequence genome containing:
- the si:ch211-169p10.1 gene encoding coiled-coil domain-containing protein 120 isoform X1; the encoded protein is MATSPDHCRNTHEYIHNWEVRGLLGCTESSGVTWDTPDMEVKGHLISAPDVLCGSQDGGKQCVERMTALQERRRSLQTLLNSRLAELRRVCLQEAELTGEIPGEFPLEAGERRPYVRRRVASYRHGPKAVVKTEVEEVCQRKPKKTLFSSALRRHVDSEQHHTHSKRTVHRGCHTDDSVNSESSSMSDSTGGHDNDESSGGAPDCLSPARPRTVPGRGNGSSSPDSRLCRKLSPIEVYYEIRTTARRNSLTNTASPSRTLPRSISNVEGRSVPATPLLTRNGPPGVHNHTRSDVSSGMTTRQWSDSSDGARVVPLQSQDGPPAGPSYSTQRRSSSSEALLDRTTSCEEGGKGRGGQGERSGGMPSRAGPPYKSSDALTDGRPRQLNGPRSSPERQPLNGHGGEQNRLVGPAPGGPGGRGGVYSEVLMDYVWGRQQRQAQQVHGKFPSSVPAPPPSHFNGYPHPQGHLPGPQQLSGGPPAYSSPLMLRGKPGEPRRVKVTRTKSCGPFIPLQQHQQEALLFSAYTSSGDAPQISPTAAVHPQHGSGVESNQHQVGSGSGPVPQLSQNHRLGPPQYSDTASPDDPTRSLHKALALEGLRAWYLRNTLTSVAGAGQGQDNGAPPRRRTTNSLHGSHPHQPLAHQGDWDHPPCQLPQSQTFHGHPVHGRPVELSLYQDSFASRMQELNLKEPGADRDLLSPGTLV
- the si:ch211-169p10.1 gene encoding coiled-coil domain-containing protein 120 isoform X2; the protein is MEVKGHLISAPDVLCGSQDGGKQCVERMTALQERRRSLQTLLNSRLAELRRVCLQEAELTGEIPGEFPLEAGERRPYVRRRVASYRHGPKAVVKTEVEEVCQRKPKKTLFSSALRRHVDSEQHHTHSKRTVHRGCHTDDSVNSESSSMSDSTGGHDNDESSGGAPDCLSPARPRTVPGRGNGSSSPDSRLCRKLSPIEVYYEIRTTARRNSLTNTASPSRTLPRSISNVEGRSVPATPLLTRNGPPGVHNHTRSDVSSGMTTRQWSDSSDGARVVPLQSQDGPPAGPSYSTQRRSSSSEALLDRTTSCEEGGKGRGGQGERSGGMPSRAGPPYKSSDALTDGRPRQLNGPRSSPERQPLNGHGGEQNRLVGPAPGGPGGRGGVYSEVLMDYVWGRQQRQAQQVHGKFPSSVPAPPPSHFNGYPHPQGHLPGPQQLSGGPPAYSSPLMLRGKPGEPRRVKVTRTKSCGPFIPLQQHQQEALLFSAYTSSGDAPQISPTAAVHPQHGSGVESNQHQVGSGSGPVPQLSQNHRLGPPQYSDTASPDDPTRSLHKALALEGLRAWYLRNTLTSVAGAGQGQDNGAPPRRRTTNSLHGSHPHQPLAHQGDWDHPPCQLPQSQTFHGHPVHGRPVELSLYQDSFASRMQELNLKEPGADRDLLSPGTLV